A genomic segment from Streptomyces sp. NBC_00459 encodes:
- a CDS encoding SACE_7040 family transcriptional regulator yields the protein MATRTDAPTRREQILKEAARLFAERGFHGVGVDEIGAAVGISGPGLYRHFPGKDAMLAELLVGISGQLLTGGKRRVSEADGNPEALLDSLIEGHIDFALDDRPLITLHDRELDRLRDSDRKLVRQLQRQYVELWVEVVREVYPELTEPTARSAVHSVFGLLNSTPHLGRPGALPGRGVTAGLLHRMARGAFAAAGEPGA from the coding sequence GCCCCGACCCGCCGCGAGCAGATCCTCAAGGAGGCCGCGAGGCTGTTCGCCGAGCGCGGTTTCCACGGCGTGGGCGTGGACGAGATAGGGGCGGCCGTGGGCATCAGTGGCCCCGGCCTCTACCGCCACTTCCCGGGCAAGGACGCGATGCTCGCCGAGCTGCTGGTGGGCATCAGCGGCCAGCTCCTGACCGGCGGCAAGCGGCGGGTGTCGGAGGCGGACGGGAACCCGGAGGCGCTCCTCGACTCCCTCATCGAGGGGCACATCGACTTCGCCCTCGACGACCGTCCACTGATCACCCTCCACGACCGCGAACTGGACCGCCTGCGCGACAGCGACCGCAAGCTGGTGCGCCAGCTCCAGCGGCAGTACGTCGAGCTGTGGGTGGAGGTGGTCCGGGAGGTCTACCCGGAGCTGACGGAACCGACCGCGCGCTCGGCCGTCCACTCCGTCTTCGGCCTCCTGAACTCGACCCCGCACCTGGGCCGCCCGGGCGCGCTGCCGGGCCGGGGTGTCACGGCAGGCCTGTTGCACCGGATGGCGAGGGGCGCCTTCGCGGCGGCGGGTGAGCCGGGAGCGTGA
- the tesB gene encoding acyl-CoA thioesterase II gives MSQALQSLLDLLDLEQIEENIFRGRSRPAIVPRVFGGQVAAQALVAAGRTVPADRPAHSLHSYFLRPGDPGVPIVYTVDRIRDGRSFTTRRVVAVQHGQPIFHLSASFQRHEEGLDHQAPMPAAPDPATVPTAEEQLPRYTHLNPAVVEKFLQSREAVDLRYVDDPPYGRFGEPREPRSQVWFRTNGKLGGAVDEPLLHVCLATYVSDMTLLDSILLAHGRGGWAVGDVVGASLDHAMWFHRPFRADEWLLYDQESPSASGGRGLGQGRIYTQDGRLAITVIQEGVIRVPRTP, from the coding sequence ATGAGTCAGGCACTTCAGTCTCTCCTCGATCTGCTCGACCTTGAGCAGATCGAGGAGAACATCTTCCGCGGCCGGTCCCGGCCCGCCATCGTCCCGCGCGTCTTCGGCGGGCAGGTCGCGGCCCAGGCGCTCGTCGCCGCAGGGCGGACGGTCCCCGCGGACCGCCCCGCCCACTCGCTCCACTCGTACTTCCTGCGCCCCGGCGACCCCGGTGTGCCGATCGTCTACACCGTCGACCGCATCCGGGACGGCCGTTCCTTCACCACCCGCCGCGTCGTCGCGGTCCAGCACGGGCAGCCGATCTTCCACCTCTCCGCGTCCTTCCAGCGGCACGAGGAGGGCCTCGACCACCAGGCCCCGATGCCCGCCGCCCCCGACCCGGCGACCGTCCCCACGGCCGAGGAACAGCTCCCGCGGTACACGCATCTGAACCCGGCGGTCGTCGAGAAGTTCCTCCAGTCCCGCGAAGCCGTCGACCTCCGCTACGTCGACGACCCGCCCTACGGCAGGTTCGGCGAGCCCCGCGAACCGCGCTCCCAGGTCTGGTTCCGTACGAACGGCAAGCTCGGCGGCGCCGTAGACGAACCGCTGCTCCATGTCTGCCTCGCCACATACGTCTCCGACATGACGCTGCTCGACTCCATCCTGCTCGCGCACGGAAGGGGCGGCTGGGCCGTGGGCGACGTGGTCGGCGCGTCCCTGGACCACGCGATGTGGTTCCACCGCCCGTTCCGCGCCGACGAATGGCTGCTGTACGACCAGGAGTCGCCGTCGGCGTCCGGCGGGCGCGGCCTCGGCCAGGGCCGCATCTACACACAGGACGGGCGGCTGGCCATCACGGTCATCCAGGAGGGCGTGATCAGGGTCCCCCGCACGCCCTGA
- a CDS encoding acyl-CoA dehydrogenase family protein encodes MRRTVFNEDHEAFRETIRAFIEAEVVPVYDEWFAAGQAPREFYYKLAELGVFGIRVDEEYGGAGIDSYKFEAILYEETARAGVSFGGSGVHVLLGLPYVKLLATDEQKKRYLPKFVSGEEMWAIAMTEPGTGSDLAGMKTTAKLSEDGTHYVLNGSKTFITGGVHADQMIVCARTDAPSAEDRRHGISLLVVDTKSEGYSIGRKLDKLGLKTSDTAELAFVDVKVPVENLLGEENKGFYYLGHNLASERWGIAYGAYAQAKAAVRFAQQYVQERVVFGKPVAHFQNTKFELAACKAEVDAAEAVADRATEALDAGELTPAEAASAKLFCTEVAHRVIDRCLQLHGGYGFMNEYPIARLYADNRVNRIYGGTSEIMKSIIAKDMGL; translated from the coding sequence GTGCGCCGTACTGTGTTCAACGAGGACCACGAGGCGTTCCGGGAGACCATTCGCGCCTTCATCGAGGCCGAGGTCGTTCCCGTCTACGACGAGTGGTTCGCCGCCGGCCAGGCGCCGCGCGAGTTCTACTACAAGCTCGCCGAGCTGGGCGTCTTCGGCATCCGCGTCGACGAGGAGTACGGCGGCGCCGGCATCGACTCGTACAAGTTCGAGGCCATCCTGTACGAGGAGACCGCGCGCGCGGGTGTCTCCTTCGGCGGCTCCGGTGTGCACGTGCTGCTCGGTCTGCCGTACGTGAAGCTGCTCGCCACCGACGAGCAGAAGAAGCGTTACCTGCCGAAGTTCGTCTCCGGTGAGGAGATGTGGGCGATCGCGATGACCGAGCCGGGCACCGGCTCCGACCTCGCGGGCATGAAGACCACCGCCAAGCTGAGCGAGGACGGCACGCACTACGTCCTCAACGGCTCCAAGACCTTCATCACCGGTGGTGTCCACGCCGACCAGATGATCGTCTGTGCCCGCACCGACGCGCCCAGCGCCGAGGACCGCCGCCACGGCATATCCCTGCTCGTGGTGGACACCAAGTCCGAGGGCTACTCCATCGGCCGCAAGCTGGACAAGCTCGGCCTGAAGACCTCCGACACCGCCGAGCTGGCGTTCGTCGACGTCAAGGTGCCCGTCGAGAACCTCCTCGGTGAGGAGAACAAGGGCTTCTACTACCTCGGCCACAACCTCGCCTCCGAGCGCTGGGGCATCGCCTACGGCGCGTACGCGCAGGCCAAGGCGGCCGTCCGGTTCGCCCAGCAGTACGTCCAGGAGCGCGTCGTCTTCGGCAAGCCGGTCGCGCACTTCCAGAACACCAAGTTCGAGCTGGCCGCCTGCAAGGCCGAGGTGGACGCCGCCGAGGCCGTGGCCGACCGCGCCACGGAGGCGCTGGACGCCGGCGAGCTGACCCCGGCCGAGGCCGCCAGCGCCAAGCTGTTCTGCACCGAGGTCGCGCACCGCGTCATCGACCGCTGCCTCCAGCTGCACGGCGGCTACGGCTTCATGAACGAGTACCCGATCGCCCGCCTGTACGCCGACAACCGCGTCAACCGGATCTACGGCGGCACCAGCGAGATCATGAAGTCGATCATCGCGAAGGACATGGGCCTGTAA